In Vibrio atlanticus, the following proteins share a genomic window:
- a CDS encoding LysR family transcriptional regulator ArgP, which yields MRGLDYKWIEALDAVVKQRSFERAAEQLYISQSAVSQRIKQLEKWLAQPALVRENPPRPTPAGKKLLGLYRRVRLLEHELVPELMNEEGTQPLSISIATNADSLATWLLPALSDVMKSRQVELNLAIHGESRTIEKIKSGEVAGAISLEPQAIPGCSADYLGRMDYVCVASPDFHQRYFSEGVNYATLSKAPAVSYDQYDDLHKKFLHDHFNVPRDSVINHTVGSSEAFVRLALSGVAYCLIPRLQIIEELESGALIDITPGFLLSYRIYWHHWQLESGVLKEVSQAILSFAHNHLPQ from the coding sequence ATGCGTGGATTGGATTATAAATGGATTGAAGCACTGGATGCCGTTGTGAAACAACGTAGCTTTGAGAGAGCCGCTGAGCAGTTATACATCTCCCAATCAGCGGTGTCCCAACGTATCAAGCAGCTAGAAAAGTGGTTAGCCCAGCCTGCGCTGGTGAGAGAAAACCCACCAAGGCCTACACCAGCAGGAAAAAAGCTGTTGGGTTTGTATCGTCGTGTTCGCTTGTTAGAGCACGAGCTTGTGCCTGAGTTAATGAATGAAGAGGGTACTCAACCACTATCGATATCCATAGCCACCAACGCTGATAGTTTGGCGACATGGTTGTTACCTGCACTGTCGGATGTGATGAAGTCTCGTCAAGTCGAGTTGAACCTCGCGATTCATGGTGAGTCTAGAACCATTGAAAAAATAAAAAGCGGTGAGGTTGCCGGTGCGATCAGTTTAGAGCCCCAAGCGATTCCTGGATGCAGTGCTGACTACCTCGGTCGTATGGACTATGTGTGTGTGGCGAGTCCTGATTTTCATCAGCGTTACTTTTCAGAGGGCGTAAACTACGCCACCTTAAGCAAAGCACCTGCGGTTTCCTATGATCAATACGATGATCTGCATAAGAAATTTCTGCATGATCATTTTAACGTACCGAGAGACAGTGTGATCAATCATACGGTCGGCAGTTCAGAAGCATTTGTGCGCTTGGCATTATCGGGTGTTGCCTATTGCTTGATTCCTCGATTGCAGATTATCGAGGAACTAGAGTCTGGTGCTTTGATTGATATTACCCCTGGCTTTCTGCTGTCTTATCGCATCTATTGGCACCATTGGCAGCTTGAGAGTGGGGTGCTAAAAGAGGTATCCCAGGCGATATTAAGTTTTGCTCACAATCATTTACCTCAGTAA
- a CDS encoding LysE/ArgO family amino acid transporter, translating to MSFWVLLQGFGLGASMIIPIGAQNAYVLNQGIKRNHHLTTATICSLLDTLFISLGIFGGGAILSQNELLLTSVTLGGIAFLTVYGLLSLRSAFKVRTSDESKGEILARGKRTVILGALAVTVLNPHLYLDTVVILGSIGGQFEGNDRIAFAMGTILASFVWFYSLSLGAAKLGPTLSKPKVKKGIDIAVATMMFAIALVLANGLIEQYG from the coding sequence ATGAGTTTTTGGGTTTTATTACAAGGTTTTGGTCTAGGGGCGAGCATGATCATCCCTATTGGCGCTCAGAATGCGTACGTCCTAAATCAAGGGATAAAACGCAATCATCATTTAACGACAGCAACGATTTGTAGCCTGCTCGATACTCTGTTTATCTCATTAGGTATTTTTGGCGGCGGAGCGATCTTGTCGCAAAATGAATTACTACTTACCTCCGTGACATTAGGTGGCATCGCTTTTCTGACTGTGTATGGTTTGTTGTCGCTACGCAGTGCATTCAAAGTGCGCACCAGTGATGAATCGAAAGGTGAGATATTGGCGCGTGGCAAGCGCACCGTTATTTTAGGAGCATTGGCAGTAACAGTATTAAACCCACACCTCTATTTGGATACCGTGGTAATTCTTGGTTCGATTGGCGGACAGTTTGAAGGTAACGACAGAATTGCGTTTGCTATGGGGACTATATTGGCTTCGTTCGTCTGGTTTTACTCCTTGTCACTGGGCGCTGCAAAGCTAGGCCCAACGCTATCGAAACCCAAAGTTAAGAAAGGCATCGATATCGCGGTAGCAACCATGATGTTCGCTATTGCCCTTGTGCTCGCCAATGGACTCATTGAGCAGTACGGCTAA